In Terriglobales bacterium, the following proteins share a genomic window:
- a CDS encoding ChaN family lipoprotein, translated as MATSAGIRSRRRSAGQLHALAALQREIHATDPNGRRKYIRDFAQAYRSYQKVLSGEELQERLRSSDLLLIGDYHALPRSQEFAAQIVEAAARSGRPVALGVEFIFTRDQHILDEWLAGEIESEELRQRIRYDQEWSYEWEPFLRVLEAAKRSGAAAYGLDCPPRDDLRKIAARDRHAAAKLSEIRDFHPQALIVALFGESHLAPNHLPEQVRCRMPGARPLTVLQNVDELYWKAAGEQADRVEAAQVSDGVVCAFNATPLEKYESYRQCLERWRQERPSTLDLEPTMYNLVEALTRFLHIDSYAAQNGTQPRYLVDQMPEVYSVPSDEHLRRLLSRKHASEVEQRAVNARLDAHGCAYLPRINAVVVREFQMVGGAEEAARFLHSACSGWPHQLTENSAPDDEHAQAEQDFYRRTLEEALAGFGCRVLNPGRPPARETDLYAFYAQTPEAADLAEYSYLEFIQMIDFLVLHKDWEANHRYYFQMPELLREGIHYRDQRFVFVTSRLGQMLGSELYDAYVAGRLSKRWIRSLYFRKVTAPGSAKKMYFDIVRRVRTPRKRMLA; from the coding sequence ATGGCGACATCGGCGGGAATCCGATCGCGGCGCCGGAGCGCGGGCCAACTGCACGCTCTGGCCGCATTGCAGCGCGAGATCCACGCCACCGACCCCAACGGGCGCCGCAAATACATCCGCGACTTCGCCCAGGCCTATCGCTCCTACCAGAAAGTCCTCAGCGGCGAAGAGTTGCAGGAAAGACTGCGCTCCTCCGACCTGCTTCTCATCGGCGACTACCACGCGCTGCCCCGCTCGCAGGAATTCGCTGCCCAGATCGTCGAAGCCGCGGCGCGTTCCGGACGCCCGGTCGCCCTCGGCGTCGAGTTCATCTTCACTCGCGACCAGCACATCCTCGACGAATGGCTCGCCGGCGAGATCGAGAGTGAAGAACTTCGTCAGCGCATCCGTTACGACCAGGAATGGAGTTACGAGTGGGAGCCGTTCCTGCGCGTGCTCGAGGCGGCAAAGCGCTCCGGGGCCGCGGCCTATGGGCTGGATTGTCCACCCCGCGACGACCTCCGGAAGATCGCTGCCCGGGACCGCCACGCCGCCGCCAAACTTTCCGAGATCCGCGATTTCCATCCCCAGGCGCTGATCGTGGCGCTGTTCGGCGAATCGCATCTCGCTCCCAACCACCTGCCGGAGCAAGTGCGCTGCCGGATGCCCGGCGCCCGCCCGCTCACCGTCCTGCAGAACGTGGACGAACTCTATTGGAAAGCCGCCGGCGAGCAGGCCGACCGCGTCGAAGCCGCCCAGGTCAGCGACGGCGTGGTCTGCGCCTTCAATGCGACGCCACTCGAGAAGTACGAAAGCTACCGCCAATGCCTGGAACGCTGGCGACAGGAGCGGCCTTCCACCCTCGACCTGGAGCCGACCATGTACAACCTGGTCGAGGCCCTGACGCGCTTCCTTCACATCGATAGCTATGCTGCGCAGAATGGCACCCAGCCGCGCTACCTCGTGGACCAGATGCCCGAGGTGTACAGCGTACCGTCGGACGAGCATCTCCGGCGCCTGCTCTCGCGCAAGCACGCCAGCGAAGTGGAGCAGCGTGCGGTGAACGCGCGCCTGGATGCACACGGCTGCGCCTACCTGCCACGCATCAACGCCGTCGTGGTACGGGAGTTCCAGATGGTCGGCGGCGCCGAGGAAGCGGCCCGCTTCCTGCACTCCGCCTGCTCCGGATGGCCGCATCAGCTCACCGAGAACTCCGCGCCCGACGACGAGCACGCGCAGGCAGAACAGGACTTCTACCGCCGCACCCTGGAGGAGGCGCTGGCCGGCTTCGGATGCCGCGTCCTCAACCCCGGCCGTCCACCCGCGCGCGAGACCGATCTCTATGCCTTCTACGCCCAGACACCCGAAGCCGCGGACCTCGCGGAGTACAGCTACCTCGAATTCATCCAGATGATCGACTTCCTGGTCCTGCACAAGGACTGGGAGGCGAACCACCGCTACTACTTCCAGATGCCGGAGCTGCTGCGCGAAGGCATCCATTACCGCGACCAGCGCTTCGTCTTCGTGACCTCGCGCCTGGGCCAGATGCTGGGCAGCGAGCTCTACGACGCCTACGTCGCCGGGCGGCTCTCCAAGCGCTGGATCCGCTCGCTCTACTTCCGCAAGGTGACGGCGCCGGGTTCGGCGAAAAAGATGTACTTCGACATCGTACGCCGCGTCCGCACCCCCAGGAAGCGGATGCTGGCCTAG
- the larB gene encoding nickel pincer cofactor biosynthesis protein LarB, producing the protein MKADQVRRLFLDVRRGRLSPDEAVARLRHLPFEDLGFAKVDHHRVLRAGMPEVVLASGKSPQQVAGIFARLARHRTNVLATRARREHYDAVLEAAPQAEFHELARAIVLLQDRKKYGKGRIVVVSAGTSDIPVAEEAVVTAVVMGNEVEHIYDVGVAGIHRLLAHRRSLTRARVLIVCAGMEGALPSVVGGLVRVPVIAVPTSVGYGASFEGLAALLGMLNSCASNVSVVNIDNGFGAGYVASMINRL; encoded by the coding sequence GTGAAAGCAGACCAGGTCAGAAGACTGTTCCTCGACGTCCGCCGCGGGAGGCTCTCGCCCGACGAGGCGGTTGCGCGCCTGCGCCACCTCCCGTTCGAAGACCTGGGCTTCGCCAAGGTGGACCATCACCGGGTGCTGCGCGCCGGCATGCCCGAAGTGGTACTGGCGTCGGGCAAGTCGCCGCAACAGGTGGCGGGTATCTTCGCCCGCCTGGCGCGGCACAGGACCAACGTGCTGGCCACCCGCGCCCGCCGCGAGCACTACGACGCTGTGCTCGAGGCCGCGCCCCAGGCCGAGTTCCACGAGCTGGCCCGCGCCATTGTGCTTCTGCAGGACCGTAAGAAATACGGCAAGGGGCGCATCGTCGTGGTCTCCGCCGGCACCAGCGACATCCCCGTCGCCGAGGAAGCGGTGGTCACGGCGGTCGTCATGGGCAACGAGGTGGAGCACATCTACGACGTCGGGGTCGCGGGCATCCACCGGCTGCTGGCGCATCGCCGCTCCCTGACCCGGGCGCGGGTGCTGATCGTCTGCGCCGGCATGGAAGGCGCGCTGCCCAGCGTGGTCGGAGGCCTGGTGCGGGTGCCGGTGATCGCCGTGCCCACCAGCGTCGGTTACGGCGCCTCCTTCGAAGGCCTGGCGGCGCTGCTGGGCATGCTCAATTCCTGCGCCTCCAATGTCAGCGTGGTCAACATCGACAACGGCTTCGGCGCCGGCTACGTCGCCTCCATGATC
- a CDS encoding UbiX family flavin prenyltransferase, translated as MKAAPQNLTIASTGASGSVFLRHLLLAVERDSRVHRVNLIVSDSGLRVIAEELGVKGRTRLAERLLGQKPKKIEQQNNDDIGANVASGSYPTDAMVVIPCSMGTLARIANGTADHLIERAADVCLKEKRPLVLCVRETPLNPIHIRNMGLAAGAGASIYPLIPTFYNKPQDSDAMAREFCNRLLAHIGLPQAGAYRWKS; from the coding sequence ATGAAGGCAGCCCCCCAGAACCTGACCATCGCGAGCACCGGCGCCAGCGGTTCAGTGTTCCTTCGTCACCTGCTGCTGGCGGTGGAGCGCGACAGCCGGGTCCACAGGGTGAACCTTATCGTCTCCGACAGCGGCTTACGAGTGATTGCCGAGGAACTGGGGGTGAAGGGACGCACTCGCCTGGCGGAGAGGCTGTTGGGCCAAAAGCCGAAGAAGATCGAGCAGCAGAACAACGACGACATTGGGGCCAACGTGGCCAGCGGGTCGTATCCGACCGACGCGATGGTGGTGATCCCGTGCAGCATGGGGACACTGGCACGGATCGCCAATGGGACGGCGGACCACTTGATCGAGCGGGCCGCCGATGTCTGCCTGAAGGAGAAGCGCCCACTGGTGCTGTGCGTGCGCGAGACGCCGCTGAACCCGATCCACATCCGCAACATGGGACTGGCCGCCGGCGCCGGCGCCAGCATCTATCCGCTGATCCCCACCTTCTACAATAAACCGCAGGACTCCGACGCCATGGCGCGCGAGTTCTGCAACCGGCTGCTGGCGCACATCGGGCTGCCGCAGGCGGGCGCGTATCGCTGGAAATCGTGA